A single region of the Anoplolepis gracilipes chromosome 1, ASM4749672v1, whole genome shotgun sequence genome encodes:
- the LOC140672797 gene encoding N-acetylneuraminate lyase isoform X1: MSRLSYTYRGLIVPVLTPFNNDGTLNLDVIPQYATYLAKKGINGILVNGTSGEGTSMSVAERKLITEAWVKATKYTKQHLMIQVGGAPFPDVIQLAKHAEILRVDSILCLPELYFKPTTPQQLIEYLESIGKAAPNTPLLYYHIPMLTNVNIHMGQFLDLIGQKIPSFVGIKFTSSNLDEGAQALHANNKEYVIFLGNDQLLNPAYSLGIDSFIMTSINIFPELVLDLLAASKKGDILKAKNLQEKLSSAVLAITKHGNWVQTMKTAMSLLTDINIGLPRAPLTSLSSDALAIMITDLTNLGYEPRLKLN, translated from the exons ATGTCC cGATTGTCATATACCTACAGAGGTCTTATCGTTCCAGTGTTAACACCGTTTAATAATGATGG aactCTTAATTTGGATGTCATACCACAATATGCAACATATCTTgcaaaaaaaggaattaatgGTATACTtg TCAATGGTACAAGTGGTGAGGGAACGTCAATGTCTGTTGCTGAAAGAAAACTCATTACTGAAGCTTGGGTAAAAGCAACGAAATATACAAAGCAACACTTAATGATTCAAGTAGGAGGTGCTCCTTTTCCTGATGTTATTCAGCTT GCAAAACATGCAGAAATTCTACGTGTAGATTCTATACTCTGTTTACCAGAGTTATACTTCAAGCCTACTACTCCTCAACAACTAATTGAATACTTGGAGAGCATTGGCAAAGCAGCACCAAACACACCATTATTATACTATCACATTCCCATGTTAACCAATGTTAACA taCACATGGGACAATTTCTTGACTTGATTGGTCAGAAAATACCATCCTTTGTGGGTATAAAATTCACTAGTAGCAATTTAGATGAGGGTGCACAAGCGTTACATGCTAATAATAAggaatatgttatttttcttggtAACGATCAG CTACTGAATCCTGCATATTCATTAGGAATAGACTCCTTCATAATGACcagcataaatatatttccggAGCTTGTATTGGATCTTCTTGCTGCTAGCAAAAAAGGAGATATATTAAAAGCTAAGAATCTACAAGAGAAGCTTTCAAGCGCTGTACTTGCTATAACAAAACatg gcAATTGGGTACAGACTATGAAAACAGCAATGTCTCTTCTTACTGATATCAATATAGGACTACCTCGTGCACCGCTTACATCTCTTTCTTCTGATGCTCTAGCAATTATGATAACAGATTTAACAAACCTAGGATATGAGCCAAGACTTAAGTTAAActga
- the LOC140672797 gene encoding N-acetylneuraminate lyase isoform X2 has protein sequence MSVAERKLITEAWVKATKYTKQHLMIQVGGAPFPDVIQLAKHAEILRVDSILCLPELYFKPTTPQQLIEYLESIGKAAPNTPLLYYHIPMLTNVNIHMGQFLDLIGQKIPSFVGIKFTSSNLDEGAQALHANNKEYVIFLGNDQLLNPAYSLGIDSFIMTSINIFPELVLDLLAASKKGDILKAKNLQEKLSSAVLAITKHGNWVQTMKTAMSLLTDINIGLPRAPLTSLSSDALAIMITDLTNLGYEPRLKLN, from the exons ATGTCTGTTGCTGAAAGAAAACTCATTACTGAAGCTTGGGTAAAAGCAACGAAATATACAAAGCAACACTTAATGATTCAAGTAGGAGGTGCTCCTTTTCCTGATGTTATTCAGCTT GCAAAACATGCAGAAATTCTACGTGTAGATTCTATACTCTGTTTACCAGAGTTATACTTCAAGCCTACTACTCCTCAACAACTAATTGAATACTTGGAGAGCATTGGCAAAGCAGCACCAAACACACCATTATTATACTATCACATTCCCATGTTAACCAATGTTAACA taCACATGGGACAATTTCTTGACTTGATTGGTCAGAAAATACCATCCTTTGTGGGTATAAAATTCACTAGTAGCAATTTAGATGAGGGTGCACAAGCGTTACATGCTAATAATAAggaatatgttatttttcttggtAACGATCAG CTACTGAATCCTGCATATTCATTAGGAATAGACTCCTTCATAATGACcagcataaatatatttccggAGCTTGTATTGGATCTTCTTGCTGCTAGCAAAAAAGGAGATATATTAAAAGCTAAGAATCTACAAGAGAAGCTTTCAAGCGCTGTACTTGCTATAACAAAACatg gcAATTGGGTACAGACTATGAAAACAGCAATGTCTCTTCTTACTGATATCAATATAGGACTACCTCGTGCACCGCTTACATCTCTTTCTTCTGATGCTCTAGCAATTATGATAACAGATTTAACAAACCTAGGATATGAGCCAAGACTTAAGTTAAActga
- the LOC140668297 gene encoding U3 small nucleolar RNA-associated protein 6 homolog, protein MAEIVEKRQNVISELEHMERLKLFDKEEIQNIAKEDKEYEYKIQHTRCKENYLCYIQYKMDLLKLIKQRRDKYGITQQKEAIEFPITNQMNNLYKDAILKFQDDIRFWIAYMKFCKHVHPYSNISEMLNKMLKVHRDNPKCWHIAARWELEENKNKQSTRHYLLKGLQIHPESQLLYIEAFKLVLENRLTVASNNTENTENQEDNLVLTAENDSEIPISLKMANIVYQKAFKHIKNIKFIIELLNIATEYDDTEKLQNKIISDMTKKYILEPLMWDTMARRHLQGLIRPDLNDTAKEIQNSEQTSLRDRITSCNKIYQTAVKKIPTKEMWSLYIECLLEINHDLQILRNFKRKLLKTALMQAHRAKKLEEKHYLYWIDNILNADKDRDESVRKKFYEILREATDAIPNSVSLWHERINYLLQSDQEKEVDTLFPKVTEILNEKALPLWKMRISHGQIKSSKEAEESFRAALKVHPLIARDIRPIWLEWLVLTKGIHAARKEYEKLHLQPPNSLEFYKKIAMLEYMQLEANSLKHARRIYEVATRHFGTDKAIWMDYINFEMKYGDPKKVEEIHKRAVDTLSDDLSYLTKSII, encoded by the exons ATGGCAGAAATTGTAGAAAAACGTCAGAATGTAATATCTGAGTTAGAACACATGGAAAGACTCAAACTTTTTGACAAAGAGGAAATTCA aaatattgcTAAGGAAGACAaggaatatgaatataaaattcaacatACAAGGTGTAAGGAGAATTATCtttgttatatacaatataaaatggatcttctaaaattgattaaacaaCGTAGAGAT aaatatggTATTACCCAACAGAAGGAAGCCATTGAATTTCCTATAACTAatcaaatgaataatttatacaaagatGCAATACTTAAATTTCAAGATGATATTAGATTTTGGATTgcttatatgaaattttgtaaGCATGTG CATCCTTATAGTAATATCAGTGAGATGTTAAACAAAATGTTGAAAGTGCACAGAGATAACCCAAAATGTTGGCATATAGCTGCACGTTGGGAATTGGAAgagaacaaaaataaacaaagcaCTCGACATTACCTTCTGAAAGGTTTACAAATTCATCCCGAGTCTCAGTTGTTGTATATTGAAGCTTTTaa ACTGGTACTGGAAAATCGCTTAACTGTAGCTTCTAATAACACAGAAAACACTGAGAATCAAGAAGATAATTTGGTATTGACAGCAGAAAATGACAGTGAGATACCAATCTCACTGAAAATGGCAAACATTGTATATCAAAAAGCTTTCAAGCACATTAagaacattaaatttataatagagttGCTTAACATTGCAACTGAATATGATGATACTGAGAAATTacagaacaaaattatttc cGACATGACTAAGAAATATATCCTTGAACCTTTAATGTGGGATACAATGGCACGTCGTCACTTACAAGGTCTAATTCGGCCAGATCTTAACGACACAGCAAAAGAAATCCAAAATTCCGAACAGACTTCTTTGAGAGATCGCATCACATCCTGTAACAAGATTTACCAAACTGCTGTGAAGAAAATCCCGACCAAAGAAATGTGGTCATTGTACATAGAATGTTTATTGGAGATCAATCATGACTTGCAAATATTGCGAAATTTCAAGAGAAAGCTCTTGAAAACTGCTCTGATGCAAGCTCATCGGGCAAAAAAGCTGGaggaaaaacattatttatactgG atcgataatatattgaaCGCCGACAAGGATCGCGACGAGAGCGTGCGGAAAAAGTTTTACGAAATATTGCGCGAAGCGACTGATGCTATACCAAACAGCGTTAGTCTTTGGCACGAACGAATCAATTATTTGTTGCAATCTGACCAGGAGAAAGAAGTAGATACTTTATTTCCGAAG gtgacggaaattttaaatgagaaagCATTACCTTTGTGGAAAATGCGGATTTCACATGGTCAAATAAAAAGCTCGAAGGAGGCCGAGGAAAGTTTTCGAGCAGCTTTAAAGGTGCATCCGTTAATCGCCAGAGACATCAGGCCCATATGGCTTGAATGGCTTGTTCTAACGAAAG GAATCCACGCAGCTCGCAAAGAGTACGAGAAACTACACCTGCAACCTCCCAATTCATTGGAATTCTATAAGAAAATAGCGATGCTGGAATACATGCAGCTAGAAGCTAATTCCTTAAAGCATGCGCGGCGTATTTATGAAGTAGCGACGCGACATTTCGGAACAGACAAGGCCATCTGGAtggattatattaattttgagatgAAGTACGGAGATCCGAAGAAAGTTGAGGAAATACACAAAAGAGCAGTCGACACATTGAGTGACGATTTATCGTATTTAACCAAGAGTATAATTTGA